Within Sporosarcina sp. PTS2304, the genomic segment TCACTCACTACTGGCACTCCAGCAGCCACTATTACTGACGATGAAGCGAAGACTAAAACTCTCGCAGAGTTAAACATTTTCACTAGTACTGAAGGTCAAACATTAACGATCACGGCGCCTGGCAAAGAAGCAAGGGAAATTACGATTAAATCAACCGACACGTTAAATTCGGTCTTAGATCAAATCAACGAAAAAACCGGAGTGAGTGCATTTTACGATTCCGGAACCGGGAAAATTGCTATGAGTGCGAAGGATAGCGGAGCCGGTGAAATTACCATTGCTGGCACTGGTACGATTGCACAGGATTTAAAGTTAGACGCAAGCGCTTCTGGTACTGCAAAATCAGTCGAAGGAACGGATGCAAAATTTACATTTAATGGTTTAGAAACGACTCGCTCTTCTAACACGTTCACAATAAACGGTTTTGAAGTGTCTTTAAAAGCTAAAACGACTGCTCCTGTCACATTCAGTTCTTCTACAAATGTCGACAAAATTGTAGATTCGGTTACGCAATTCGTCAACGACTACAACGAAATGATCGAAAAACTGAACGGCAAAGTCAAAGAAAAGCAGTTTAAGTCTTTCCATCCTCTTTCTGATGCTGAAAAGGCGGACATGAAAGAGAAGGAAATTGAATTATGGGAAGAGAAAGCGAAAAGTGGTACGATGCGAAATGATCCAGCCCTTTCTACGATGCTTTCTAATTTACGAACCATCATGTCTAAAGCAGTCGAAACAACAGATAAAGACGGAAATAAGATCAATATTAGCTTAAAAGATTTAGGAATTGAAACAACGAAAAACTATTTAGATAACGGGAAACTGACGATAAACGAAGATAAGCTTCGCGAGAAAATTGCGGAAAATCCAAACGCTGTTTACGATTTGATAGGTCGCGGTAATGACGATCCGAAAAAAGCGGGTATCGCCCATGAATATCGTAACGAGTTGACGACGGCTCAAAAGAAAATATCCGAAAAAGCCGGAAGTTCTACCGCGCTTAACGACAGTTTTGCGTTAGGTCGTTCGATGAAGAGCATGGATAAGCAAATTGCGCGTTTTGAGCAAAGGCTAGAAATGATGGAAAATCGTTATTGGAAGCAATTTAATGCGATGGAAACAGCGATTCAACGTGCGAATGCACAATCGGCACAGTTAATGAGTTCACTTGGCGGCGGAATGTAATAAAATTTTGTTTCGAGAAGGAGAATGACAACAATGGCTATTAACAATCCTTATGAAAAATACCAAAACAATACGGTGACAACTTCAACGCCAGGAGAATTGACACTGATGCTATATAATGGGTGTTTGAAATTTATTCAGCAAGGAAAAAAAGCATTAGAAGAAGGAAATATTGAAGCGAAAAATGTTGCGATTCAAAAAGCGCAAGCGATTGTGACAGAGTTGATGCTGACTTTGGACACATCGTATCCTGTTTCAGAAAATATGTTGGTTTTATATGAATTCGTCAACAGTCGTTTGATCGATGGTAATATTAAAAATGATCCAGCTCTTTTTGATGAGGCGGCGGGAATCATTACTGAATTCCGCGATACGTGGAAGCAAGTGATTCAATTAAACCGTACGAAACAATATGCCAACGTGAGTGAAATATGATTCGCCCTGCGATGACTGTGTGGCATGAACGTTCGCTTCAACTCATTGCGCTGACAAATGAAGTGGAAGAAGCGAAACGGGAGGAAGTAATTGAGCAAATCGAAAAGATTCTAGATGAACGTGATTTGTTGCAATCGCAAATTTCCCAACCTTTCACAGCTGCAGAACAGGAAGCTGGAAAAGAATTAATAGAGCTTGAAAAACAAGTTCAATTAAACTTGGCACGTTTCATGAAGACGATTCGCGCAAATATTACTCAGTCTCAGTCTAAAAAAGAAAACATCAATAATTATACAAACCCTTATGGGAATATGATGCAAGACGGTGCGTATTACGATACAAAGCATTAAAAACCGGAAGAGAGCATATCTCTCCCGGTTTTTTACATACTATAAAAGGGTAAAAGGATGAATAGGGATGCGTTATAATCGTCACGACTATTTTAGGTATCAATTTGAACCCCATCTTCCGGCAACTTTTCGTTTGCAGTTAAATAACGAAGAGAAAAAATTGTCGAATGAAGGGCAATGTGAAATTTTAGATATTAGTACAGGGGGGGCAAAGTTTTTTGCGTTTTTTGATTTGCCCGTGCGCTCTGAAAAGCTTGCCTTGCAATTAATATTTACAATTCATGAACATGTATTTGAAATTATAGGAAATGTCGCTTGGAAAAAGGCGGACGAACGAGGGTTTCACTACGGCTTTGACTTTGACGAAGGGCAACAAGTGGATGCCATTATCATTGATGAACTGAAGCATTATACTCGAAAAATGAAGGAAGCAGAATAAACTTTAAGATTCCGTCGAAGTTTCGGCAAATTTCTTACGTTTCATGAAGGGATTTAAGGGTACTATGAAGAAGTATAGTAGTGAAGGTGTAAATAAAGGAGGAGTTCATATGTTAGATTTCAATATCCGCGGTGAAAACGTCGAGGTTACTCCAGCAATTAGAGAGTACGTCGAAAAGAAAATTGATAAACTTGAACGGTATTTTACTGAAAGTACAAACGCTACAGCACATGTAAACTTGAAAGTGTATAGCGACAAACAAACAAAAGTGGAAGTTACTATTCCAATGAAGAATTTGACTCTACGTGCGGAGGAACGCCACAATGATATGTATGCGGCTGTTGACTTGATCGTCGATAAGCTTGAGCGTCAAATTCGTAAATATAAAACACGTGTCAATCGCAAATCTCGCGAACGTGAAGGCGTAGCCGCATACTTTGCAAATGTGGAAGATGCAAACAACAACGTACAAGAGGTTGAAGATGACAACGAATTCAACGTAGTACGTACAAAGCAGTTCGATCTGAAGCCAATGGATCAAGAAGAAGCCATTCTTCAAATGAACATGCTAGGTCACAACTTCTTCATCTTCACTGATGCTGAATCTGATGGCACAAATATTGTGTACAAACGTAAAGACGGCAAATACGGCCTGATCGAAACTAACTAATTAAAATGTAATGAACCAAGCCCGGCAACTTTGGGCTTGGTTTTTAATTTGTTGCGCGTAGTAATTTGAATGTAGCGAAACATCATCTCTTCTGAGCGTCATGTAAAACTCCTACCATTTGCACCTAGCTTTTTACAATGTTAAAATGAAGTGTGAATCAAAAGTAACCGATAGAAGATAAACGTTTGACATTTGATGAAAGTAATACAACTGGTAGGTGTTCCTACTAATTGATGAAGCTATGAGGATGTGACATAAATGCTTGGCGTATTGAATAAAATGTTTGATCCGAATAAACGTGACTTAAAACGTCTAGAAAAAATTGCGGACCAAGTAGAAATGTTGGCTGCTGACATGGAAAAGCTGTCAGATGAACAGTTGACCGAAAAGACTGAAGAGTTTAAAGAACGTTACCAACAAGGGGAAACCATTGATGACTTGCAAGTGGAAGCATTTGCGGTTGTACGTGAAGCAGCTCGACGCGTATTGGGACTGTATCCATTCCGCGTACAAATTATGGGTGCCGCTGCATTAAACGAAGGAAATATCGCAGAGATGAAAACCGGTGAGGGGAAGACGCTGACTTCTACACTTGCCGTTTATTTGAATGCGCTGACTTCAAAAGGTGTGCACGTCGTAACGGTCAACGAATACTTGGCTAGTCGTGACGCTGAAGAAATGGGTAAATTGTATGAGTTCTTAGGGATGAAAGTCGGTCTGAACTTAAACAGCTTAAGCAAAGAAGAAAAGCGAGAAGCATATGAAGCAGACGTGACATACAGTACGAATAACGAACTTGGTTTCGACTATTTGCGTGACAACATGGTACTTTACAACGAACATAAAGTTCAACGTCCTCTTCACTATGCCGTCATTGACGAGGTAGACTCCATTTTAGTCGATGAAGCACGAACACCGCTTATTATTTCCGGGCAAGCAGCTAAAGCGCAAGAACTCTATCGTTTGGCGAATCGTTTCGTCATTACGCTAAAAAAAGACGAAGACTATTCATATGAGGAATCGACTAAAGGTGTGGTACTAACAGAGTCTGGTATTGAAGCAGCTGAAAAAGCGTTCAGTATTGACAACTTATTTGATCTCCAGCACGTTACGCTTAACCATGCGATCAATCAGTCGTTAAAAGCGCATGTCAGTATGCATAATGACGTAGACTATGTTGTCGAAGAAGGAGAGGTAGTCATCGTCGACTCCTTCACGGGACGTTTGATGAAAGGCCGCCGGTACAGTGACGGACTCCACCAAGCAATTGAAGCGAAGGAAGGTCTGGAAGTTCAGAACGAGTCGATGACATTGGCGACAATTACGTTCCAGAACTATTTCCGTATGTATGAAAAATTGGCAGGAATGACGGGTACAGCGAAGACGGAAGAAGAAGAGTTCCGTAATATTTACAATATGAACGTTATTGCTATCCCTACTAATAAACCGATTGCGCGTGATGACCGTCCCGATTTGATCTATGCATCGATGGACGGTAAGTATAAAGCAGTCGCTGAAGATATAAAAGAACGTCATGAAAAAGGCCAGCCTGTTCTAGTCGGTACGGTAGCGATTGAGACGTCAGAAATCATTTCTGCTTTCTTGAAGAAATATGGTATTCCCCATAACGTCTTAAACGCGAAGAACCACGAGAGTGAAGCAGAAATCATTCAGGACGCAGGTAAAAAAGGTGCCGTGACAATCGCTACGAATATGGCAGGTCGCGGTACGGACATTAAGCTCGGCGATCATATCCAAGACGTTGGCGGGCTTGCGGTAATTGGTACGGAACGTCATGAATCTAGACGTATTGATAACCAGTTGCGAGGTCGTTCAGGGCGTCAGGGAGACCCTGGGATTACACAATTTTATTTGTCTCTTGAAGATGAGTTGATGCGTCGTTTTGGATCGGAACAAATGAAGTCTATGATGACGAAGCTCGGAATGGATGACGAAACACCGATTCAATCGAAAATGGTTTCTCGTTCTGTAGAGTCTGCTCAAAAACGGGTAGAGGGGAATAACTTTGATTCGCGGAAGCGTCTGTTACAATATGATGATGTATTGAGACAGCAACGTGAAGTAATTTATAAAGAACGTAATGAAGTGCTAAGTTCTGAAAACATTCGTCCGATTTTAGAAGGGATGCTCGATACGGTAATCGAACGTGTCGTTGCGCTTCACGTAGAGGATAATAAAGTTCATACTAAAGGATTGAAAGACTACCTAGAAGCAAATTTACTGCCGGAAGATTCAGTAACGGTTGAAGATTTGGAAGAAAAAACTTCAGAAGAATTACAATCATTTATACACGAATTAGTCATTGCGCGCTATAATGAAAAAGAACAAGAAATGTCCGAAGAGCGTATGCGTGAATTTGAGAAAGTCGTTCTATTGCGTGCGATTGATACGAAGTGGATGGATCACATCGATGCGATGGATCAACTGCGTAACGGAATTCATCTTCGTGCATATGGACAGAACGACCCGCTTCGTGAATACCAAGCGGAAGGATTTGCGATGTTTGAAGATATGCTGATGTCTATCGAAAATGATGCGACGAAGTATGTGATGAAAGCTGAAATCCGCAATAATTTAGAACGTGAAGAAGTAGCGAAAGGGCAAGCGAATAATCCAAAAGAAGACGGCGAACCTGTACGTAAAAAGCCGATTCGTCGTTCGGTCAACATTGGCCGCAATGATCCTTGTCCATGTGGCAGCGGGAAGAAGTACAAAAACTGCCACGGCAAAGCATAACGAGAAACAACCACTCAGGAGGAAACAATTATGATGGAATTATCCGATGTTCGGAACGAGCTTGACAAAACAGCTAAGAAATTAGCGGACTTTAGGGGGTCTCTTTGACTTAGAAAACAAAGAGGCTAGTATGCAAGAATTGGATGAAATGATGTTGGAACCTGGATTTTGGGATGACCAAGATGCCGCCCAAAAAGTCATTTCAGAATCCAACGCACTTAAAGACATTGTCGGGGAATACAATAGTTTGAATGACGAACAAGAAAATTTGGAAATGACGCTTGAGCTGCTGCGTGAAGAAGCAGACGAAGAGTTACAAGAAGAACTTATTTCCGAACTAAAAGAGTTTAAAGGAC encodes:
- a CDS encoding flagellar hook-associated protein 2, with amino-acid sequence MRIGGIVSGMDTESIIRDMMKAHRLPLDKITQKKQYTQWMLDDYRSTNRDLRKSGDKLFDTVMKQGTYLQKNVTVSDEKAASITSKTSASDFSGTLEIEQLASQATFQSGSLTTGTPAATITDDEAKTKTLAELNIFTSTEGQTLTITAPGKEAREITIKSTDTLNSVLDQINEKTGVSAFYDSGTGKIAMSAKDSGAGEITIAGTGTIAQDLKLDASASGTAKSVEGTDAKFTFNGLETTRSSNTFTINGFEVSLKAKTTAPVTFSSSTNVDKIVDSVTQFVNDYNEMIEKLNGKVKEKQFKSFHPLSDAEKADMKEKEIELWEEKAKSGTMRNDPALSTMLSNLRTIMSKAVETTDKDGNKINISLKDLGIETTKNYLDNGKLTINEDKLREKIAENPNAVYDLIGRGNDDPKKAGIAHEYRNELTTAQKKISEKAGSSTALNDSFALGRSMKSMDKQIARFEQRLEMMENRYWKQFNAMETAIQRANAQSAQLMSSLGGGM
- the fliS gene encoding flagellar export chaperone FliS; this translates as MAINNPYEKYQNNTVTTSTPGELTLMLYNGCLKFIQQGKKALEEGNIEAKNVAIQKAQAIVTELMLTLDTSYPVSENMLVLYEFVNSRLIDGNIKNDPALFDEAAGIITEFRDTWKQVIQLNRTKQYANVSEI
- a CDS encoding PilZ domain-containing protein, which translates into the protein MRYNRHDYFRYQFEPHLPATFRLQLNNEEKKLSNEGQCEILDISTGGAKFFAFFDLPVRSEKLALQLIFTIHEHVFEIIGNVAWKKADERGFHYGFDFDEGQQVDAIIIDELKHYTRKMKEAE
- the hpf gene encoding ribosome hibernation-promoting factor, HPF/YfiA family, translated to MLDFNIRGENVEVTPAIREYVEKKIDKLERYFTESTNATAHVNLKVYSDKQTKVEVTIPMKNLTLRAEERHNDMYAAVDLIVDKLERQIRKYKTRVNRKSREREGVAAYFANVEDANNNVQEVEDDNEFNVVRTKQFDLKPMDQEEAILQMNMLGHNFFIFTDAESDGTNIVYKRKDGKYGLIETN
- the secA gene encoding preprotein translocase subunit SecA, whose amino-acid sequence is MLGVLNKMFDPNKRDLKRLEKIADQVEMLAADMEKLSDEQLTEKTEEFKERYQQGETIDDLQVEAFAVVREAARRVLGLYPFRVQIMGAAALNEGNIAEMKTGEGKTLTSTLAVYLNALTSKGVHVVTVNEYLASRDAEEMGKLYEFLGMKVGLNLNSLSKEEKREAYEADVTYSTNNELGFDYLRDNMVLYNEHKVQRPLHYAVIDEVDSILVDEARTPLIISGQAAKAQELYRLANRFVITLKKDEDYSYEESTKGVVLTESGIEAAEKAFSIDNLFDLQHVTLNHAINQSLKAHVSMHNDVDYVVEEGEVVIVDSFTGRLMKGRRYSDGLHQAIEAKEGLEVQNESMTLATITFQNYFRMYEKLAGMTGTAKTEEEEFRNIYNMNVIAIPTNKPIARDDRPDLIYASMDGKYKAVAEDIKERHEKGQPVLVGTVAIETSEIISAFLKKYGIPHNVLNAKNHESEAEIIQDAGKKGAVTIATNMAGRGTDIKLGDHIQDVGGLAVIGTERHESRRIDNQLRGRSGRQGDPGITQFYLSLEDELMRRFGSEQMKSMMTKLGMDDETPIQSKMVSRSVESAQKRVEGNNFDSRKRLLQYDDVLRQQREVIYKERNEVLSSENIRPILEGMLDTVIERVVALHVEDNKVHTKGLKDYLEANLLPEDSVTVEDLEEKTSEELQSFIHELVIARYNEKEQEMSEERMREFEKVVLLRAIDTKWMDHIDAMDQLRNGIHLRAYGQNDPLREYQAEGFAMFEDMLMSIENDATKYVMKAEIRNNLEREEVAKGQANNPKEDGEPVRKKPIRRSVNIGRNDPCPCGSGKKYKNCHGKA